A stretch of Camelina sativa cultivar DH55 chromosome 18, Cs, whole genome shotgun sequence DNA encodes these proteins:
- the LOC104762994 gene encoding serine/threonine-protein kinase D6PKL2 isoform X2, with protein sequence MASTRKPSSHGAEVEAQKRSSSNSNTKSAKAEIFEPMQLQKSATGGVPESKRLPESFRKRSSDPAVCKPDFSSLSTVLEHVDSLTIDEKKTSGFGSVKTSSASAKMSDGTSSLGKTSGSAKLSGRLDFMESGKSSICRGSTSSDVSDESSCSSFSSTVNKPHKANDLRWEALQAVRARDGVLGLSHFRLLKRLGCGDIGSVYLSELSGTKCYFAMKVMDKTSLASRKKLLRAQTEREILQSLDHPFLPTLYTHFETEKFSCLVMEFCPGGDLHTLRQRQPGKHFSEQAVKFYIAESLLALEYLHMLGIVYRDLKPENVLVREDGHIMLSDFDLSLRCLVSPTLVKSAAIESDPLRKNVYCVQPACIEPSCIQPSCFSPRLFSSKPKKDRKPKNDTANQVRPLPELVAEPTDARSMSFVGTHEYLAPEIIKGEGHGSAVDWWTFGIFLYELLFGRTPFKGSGNRQTLFNVVGQPLRFPETPVVSFAARDLIRGLLMKEPQQRLGFKRGATEVKQHPFFEGVNWALIRCATPPEIPKPVELEKEPASVAEAPSSQKTAAGLVLNAQKGSDNYLEFDFF encoded by the exons ATGGCGTCTACTCGTAAACCCAGTAGTCATGGAGCTGAAGTCGAAGCTCAGAAGCGCTCCTCTTCGAATAGTAATACTAAGTCAGCGAAAGCCGAGATTTTTGAGCCGATGCAGTTACAAAAATCAGCTACTGGAGGAGTTCCGGAGAGTAAACGGTTGCCAGAGTCGTTTAGGAAGCGATCTAGTGACCCGGCTGTTTGTAAACCCGATTTTAGCTCCCTATCCACCGTTCTTGAGCACGTAGATTCATTGACCATTGATGAAAAGAAAACATCAGGCTTTGGCAGCGTCAAGACCAGCTCTGCTTCTGCAAAAATGAGTGATGGCACGAGCAGTCTCGGCAAGACTAGTGGAAGTGCCAAGCTAAGTGGCCGCCTTGATTTCATGGAGAGTGGCAAGAGCAGCATCTGCAGAGGAAGCACGAGCAGTGATGTGAGTGACGAGAGTAGTTGCAGCAGCTTTAGCAGCACTGTCAACAAACCCCACAAGGCCAATGACTTGAGATGGGAAGCACTCCAGGCTGTTCGGGCTCGGGATGGGGTTTTGGGTCTTAGCCATTTTAGGCTCCTTAAGAGGCTAGGCTGCGGGGACATCGGGAGTGTTTATCTC TCTGAGCTGAGCGGGACTAAGTGTTACTTTGCTATGAAGGTTATGGACAAGACATCCCTTGCAAGTCGCAAGAAGCTTCTCCGAGCTCAGACCGAAAGAGAGATTCTCCAGTCTTTGGATCACCCGTTTCTCCCTACCCTCTACACTCACTTTGAGACTGAGAAATTCTCATGCCTGGTGATGGAATTCTGTCCCGGAGGAGATTTGCATACTCTCAGGCAACGCCAGCCGGGGAAGCATTTTTCTGAGCAAGCGGTAAA ATTTTACATAGCAGAGTCACTGCTAGCTTTGGAATACCTGCACATGCTGGGGATTGTGTATCGAGATCTTAAACCTGAAAACGTTCTAGTCCGGGAAGACGGACACATAATGCTCTCTGATTTTGACCTCTCACTCCGCTGTCTTGTCAGCCCAACTCTAGTGAAATCTGCCGCCATCGAGTCAGACCCATTACGAAAAAACGTTTACTGTGTGCAACCTGCTTGCATAGAGCCATCCTGCATCCAACCGTCTTGCTTCTCCCCACGTTTGTTCTCAAGCAAACCTAAAAAGGACCGTAAACCCAAGAATGACACCGCAAATCAAGTTAGGCCATTGCCAGAGCTGGTAGCCGAGCCAACCGATGCACGTTCCATGTCATTTGTGGGCACGCATGAGTACTTGGCCCCGGAGATCATCAAAGGTGAAGGCCATGGGAGTGCAGTTGATTGGTGGACTTTTGGGATTTTCCTTTACGAGCTTCTCTTCGGGAGAACGCCTTTCAAGGGATCAGGAAACCGACAGACACTGTTCAATGTGGTGGGTCAGCCTCTGCGGTTCCCAGAAACACCTGTCGTGAGTTTTGCAGCGAGAGACCTCATCCGGGGCCTGCTCATGAAGGAGCCGCAGCAGCGGCTGGGGTTCAAACGGGGAGCCACTGAGGTTAAGCAGCACCCATTCTTTGAAGGTGTGAACTGGGCTTTGATTCGGTGTGCAACTCCACCGGAAATCCCAAAGCCTGTTGAGCTGGAAAAGGAACCTGCAAGTGTTGCAGAGGCACCATCAAGCCAGAAGACAGCAGCCGGTTTGGTTCTGAATGCTCAGAAAGGGTCTGATAACTATTTggaatttgatttcttctag
- the LOC104760120 gene encoding protein C2-DOMAIN ABA-RELATED 11 isoform X1, producing MGEPLGLLQVTVIQGKKLVIRDFKSSDPYVIVKLGNEQSAKTKVINNCLNPVWDEELSFTLKDPAAVLVLEVFDKDRFKADDKMGHASLSLQPLISVARLRHIVRVSSGETTLRKVLPDPENCVSRESTISCIDGEVVQSVWLRLCAVESGEIELKIKLIDPPGTNK from the exons ATGGGCGAGCCGCTTGGACTGCTCCAGGTGACTGTTATTCAAGGAAAGAAACTGGTGATCCGAGATTTCAAGTCAAGTGATCCTTACGTGATAGTCAAATTAGGAAATGAG CAGTCAGCCAAGACCAAAGTGATCAACAATTGCCTGAATCCAGTGTGGGATGAGGAACTGAGCTTCACACTGAAAGATCCTGCAGCAGTTCTGGTATTG GAGGTGTTTGATAAAGATAGGTTCAAGGCAGATGACAAGATGGGCCATGCCTCTCTCAGCCTTCAACCGCTTATCTCAGTTGCCAGACTAAGACATATAGTCCGCGTGTCCTCTGGTGAGACAACGCTTAGGAAGGTGTTACCGGATCCAGAGAACTGCGTATCTCGGGAGAGCACAATCAGTTGCATAGACGGAGAGGTGGTGCAGAGCGTGTGGCTGAGGCTGTGTGCTGTTGAATCGGGTGAGATTGAGTTGAAGATAAAGTTGATTGATCCTCCTGGAACAAACAAGTAG
- the LOC104760122 gene encoding 60S acidic ribosomal protein P1-1-like — MSTVGELACSYAVMILEDEGIAITADKIATLVKSAGVDVESYWPMLFAKMAEKRNVTDLIMNVGAGGGGGAPVAADAPAAGGGAAAAAAPAAQEKKKEEPAEESDEDLGFGLFD, encoded by the exons atgtcgacaGTGGGAGAGCTTGCTTGCAGCTACGCTGTGATGATCCTTGAAGACGAGGGTATTGCCATCACG GCCGACAAAATCGCCACTTTGGTCAAGTCTGCCGGTGTCGATGTCGAGTCTTACTGGCCAATGCTATTCGCCAAGATGGCTGAGAAACGTAATGTCACTGATCTCATCATGAACGTTGGTGCTGGTGGTGGAGGCGGTGCTCCCGTTGCAGCTGATGCTCCTGCTGCTGGCGGcggtgctgctgctgctgctgctcctgCCGctcaggagaagaagaag GAGGAACCAGCAGAAGAGAGTGATGAAGATTTGGGTTTTGGCTTATTCGATTAA
- the LOC109130425 gene encoding zinc finger BED domain-containing protein RICESLEEPER 2-like, with protein sequence MDLETEHLIARLNAQSDYMDMNEEDCDIDVEIDGNEEEETEMLHGTDQSETQSTTQATQNAPWKRKLTSKVWKDIVLVGVEDDGKERGKCIHCGTKLVINTKTHGTKSLIRHLEKCPKKPKNEDRPPYDHQINREMTSEIIIYHDLPFRYPEYEKVRARDKYLNPECQPICRQTAAADVYRKYEMEKVKMKEVLANQRARVCFTSDLWTARGTVMSYICLTAHYIDENWHLNSKILQFCELKSPHTGEEISNKILECLKEWGLEKKVFSITLDNATKNNSMLNILKGQLQMISGSGLLCDGKFMHVRCCAHILNLIVKKGLDLAKDVLHNIRESVIYVKASSKRRDAFAACVERVKIKSGAGLSQDVPTRWNSTYEMLVRDLKFKEAFFSLKWFDSNYKTLPSDDEWNRGEKICELLKPFSDITTHFSGSKYPTSNVYFTQVWRIELLLRKFASCDDEDVAKLAQDMQIMFTKYWEDYSLILAMGAVLDPRMKLQMLEVAYERVDPTTSASKIKKLKDNLEMLYEDYKAKSRTCSSSISVTPNPHDWVNESPLDDDYDNVRMLLLLFMLLVLLMLLMLLMLLLLFMLLVLLLFCRIFLSLKKASELE encoded by the coding sequence ATGGACTTAGAAACTGAACATTTGATAGCAAGGCTTAATGCTCAAAGTGATTATATGGATATGAATGAAGAAGATTGTGATATAGATGTAGAAATTGATGGGAATGAGGAGGAAGAGACAGAAATGCTCCACGGAACAGATCAAAGTGAAACTCAATCAACAACTCAAGCAACTCAAAATGCTCCATGGAAGAGAAAGTTAACTTCAAAGGTGTGGAAAGATATTGTGTTAGTTGGGGTTGAAGATGATGGCAAAGAAAGAGGCAAATGCATCCACTGTGGAACCAAGTTGGTGATCAATACTAAAACACATGGGACTAAGAGCTTGATTCGTCATTTGGAGAAGTGtccaaagaaaccaaagaatgaAGATAGGCCTCCATATGATCATCAGATTAACCGTGAGATGACAAGTGAGATCATAATTTACCATGATTTGCCATTTCGCTATCCTGAGTATGAGAAAGTTAGAGCAAGAGACAAGTATCTCAATCCCGAGTGTCAACCAATTTGTAGACAGACTGCTGCAGCGGATGTGTATAGGAAGTATGAGATGGAAAAGGTCAAGATGAAAGAAGTACTTGCAAACCAGCGTGCGCGTGTCTGTTTCACTTCAGACTTATGGACAGCTCGAGGTACAGTTATGAGTTATATTTGTTTGACAGCCCACTACATTGATGAAAACTGGCACTTGAATAGCAAGATTTTGCAATTCTGTGAACTTAAATCTCCTCACACTGGTGAAGAAATCTCTAACAAGATTCTGGAATGTTTGAAAGAATGGGGATTGGAGAAAAAGGTATTTTCTATTACCTTAGATAATGCAACAAAGAACAATAGTATGCTGAACATTCTCAAGGGTCAACTTCAAATGATTAGTGGTAGTGGTTTATTATGTGATGGGAAATTTATGCATGTTAGATGTTGTGCCCATATTCTTAATCTGATAGTGAAGAAAGGTTTAGATCTAGCAAAAGATGTTCTGCACAACATCAGAGAGAGTGTGATATATGTTAAAGCATCTTCAAAGAGGAGAGACGCTTTTGCTGCATGTGTTGAGAGAGTAAAGATTAAGAGTGGAGCAGGGTTATCACAGGATGTTCCTACCAGATGGAACTCCACATATGAGATGCTTGTAAGAGATTTGAAGTTTAAGGAAGCATTTTTCAGCTTGAAGTGGTTTGACAGCAACTACAAGACTTTGCCTTCTGATGATGAATGGAATCGTGGAGAGAAAATCTGTGAGTTGTTGAAGCCGTTTAGTGATATCACGACACACTTTTCAGGTTCTAAGTATCCTACTTCTAATGTCTATTTTACACAAGTGTGGAGAATTGAACTGTTGCTGAGGAAATTTGCAtcttgtgatgatgaagatgtggcAAAACTGGCTCAGGATATGCAGATTATGTTTACCAAGTATTGGGAGGATTATAGTCTTATTTTGGCAATGGGAGCTGTTTTAGACCCAAGAATGAAACTGCAAATGCTTGAAGTAGCTTATGAAAGAGTTGATCCAACTACTTCTGCATCGAAAATCAAAAAGCTTAAAGACAATTTGGAGATGCTCTATGAAGATTATAAGGCTAAGTCTAGGACTTGTTCTTCAAGTATTTCTGTAACTCCAAATCCGCATGATTGGGTCAATGAATCTccacttgatgatgattatgacaATGTAAGAatgttgcttttgttgtttatgttgctTGTGTTGCTTATGTTGCTTATGTTGCTTatgttgcttttgttgtttatgttgctTGTGTTGCTTCTTTTCTGTAGGATCTTTTTGAGCTTGAAAAAAGCATCGGAGTTGGAGTAG
- the LOC104760119 gene encoding probable acetyl-CoA acetyltransferase, cytosolic 2 isoform X1 produces MAPSVSDDSVNPRDVCVVGVARTPMGGFLGSLSSLTATRLGSIAIEAALRRANVDPALVEEVFFGNVLTANLGQAPARQAALGAGIPYSVICTTVNKVCAAGMKAVMLAAQSIQLGLNDVVVAGGMESMSNVPKYLPDARRGSRLGHDTLVDGMMKDGLWDVYNDFGMGVCGEICADQHCITREEQDAYAIQSFERGIAAQNTQLFAWEIVPVEVSTGRRRPSVVIDKDEGLGKFDAAKLKKLRPSFKEDGGSVTAGNASSISDGAAALVLVSGEKALELGLHVIAKIRGYADAAQAPELFTTTPALAIPKAIKRAGLDASQVDYYEINEAFSVVALANQKLLGLDPERLNAHGGAVSLGHPLGCSGARILVTLLGVLRAKKGKYGVASICNGGGGASALVLEFISEKTIAYSAL; encoded by the exons ATGGCTCCGTCTGTCTCTGATGATTCCGTAAATCCTCGAG ATGTTTGTGTTGTGGGAGTTGCCCGAACGCCTATGGGGGGCTTCCTTGGCTCCCTCTCGTCTTTGACTGCCACAAGACTTGGGTCCATAGCCATCGAAG CCGCTCTTAGAAGAGCAAATGTTGATCCGGCCCTTGTGGAAGAGGTCTTCTTTGGCAATGTCTTAACCGCTAATCTTGGGCAAGCACCAGCAAGACAGGCTGCACTTGGTGCCGGGATTCCCTATTCGGTGATCTGCACCACTGTTAACAAAGTCTGTGCTGCAGGAATGAAAG CTGTAATGCTAGCGGCTCAAAGTATCCAGCTCGGCTTGAATGATGTTGTTGTGGCTGGTGGGATGGAGAGCATGTCAAACGTACCTAAGTACCTCCCAGACGCAAG AAGGGGTTCTCGATTAGGCCATGATACTCTTGTCGATGGTATGATGAAAGATGGACTTTGGGATGTCTACAATGACTTTGGAATGGGAGTTTGTGGTGAAATATGCGCTGACCAGCACTGTATTACAAGAGAAGAACAG gaTGCTTATGCTATCCAGAGCTTTGAGCGTGGTATTGCTGCACAAAACACTCAGTTGTTTGCTTGGGAAATTGTTCCG GTGGAAGTTTCCACTGGAAGAAGGAGGCCTTCAGTTGTTATTGACAAGGATGAAGGACTGGGCAAG TTTGATGCGGCCAAGTTAAAGAAGCTCAGACCGAGTTTCAAGGAGGATGGGGGATCAGTCACTGCTGGAAATGCATCAAGTATAAG TGATGGTGCGGCAGCGTTGGTGCTGGTGAGTGGAGAGAAGGCTCTTGAGCTTGGACTGCATGTTATTGCTAAGATTAGAGGATATGCTGATGCTGCTCAGGCACCTGAGTTGTTCACAACTACGCCGGCTCTTGCTATTCCTAAAGCTATAAAGCGGGCTGGTTTGGATGCATCTCAAGTGGACTACTATGAAATCAATGAAGCCTTTTCT GTGGTAGCTCTGGCCAATCAGAAACTGCTGGGATTAGATCCT GAACGGCTGAATGCGCATGGAGGGGCAGTTTCACTTGGACATCCACTGGGATGCAGTGGTGCTCGTATATTGGTCACATTATTGGGG GTGTTGAGAGCAAAGAAGGGAAAGTATGGAGTGGCATCAATATgcaacggaggaggaggagcatcAGCCCTTGTCCTCGAGTTCAT ATCGGAGAAGACAATCGCATATTCAGCACTCTGA
- the LOC104762994 gene encoding serine/threonine-protein kinase D6PKL2 isoform X1 gives MASTRKPSSHGAEVEAQKRSSSNSNTKSAKAEIFEPMQLQKSATGGVPESKRLPESFRKRSSDPAVCKPDFSSLSTVLEHVDSLTIDEKKTSGFGSVKTSSASAKMSDGTSSLGKTSGSAKLSGRLDFMESGKSSICRGSTSSDVSDESSCSSFSSTVNKPHKANDLRWEAIQAVRARDGVLGLSHFRLLKRLGCGDIGSVYLSELSGTKCYFAMKVMDKTSLASRKKLLRAQTEREILQSLDHPFLPTLYTHFETEKFSCLVMEFCPGGDLHTLRQRQPGKHFSEQAVKFYIAESLLALEYLHMLGIVYRDLKPENVLVREDGHIMLSDFDLSLRCLVSPTLVKSAAIESDPLRKNVYCVQPACIEPSCIQPSCFSPRLFSSKPKKDRKPKNDTANQVRPLPELVAEPTDARSMSFVGTHEYLAPEIIKGEGHGSAVDWWTFGIFLYELLFGRTPFKGSGNRQTLFNVVGQPLRFPETPVVSFAARDLIRGLLMKEPQQRLGFKRGATEVKQHPFFEGVNWALIRCATPPEIPKPVELEKEPASVAEAPSSQKTAAGLVLNAQKGSDNYLEFDFF, from the exons ATGGCGTCTACTCGTAAACCCAGTAGTCATGGAGCTGAAGTCGAAGCTCAGAAGCGCTCCTCTTCGAATAGTAATACTAAGTCAGCGAAAGCCGAGATTTTTGAGCCGATGCAGTTACAAAAATCAGCTACTGGAGGAGTTCCGGAGAGTAAACGGTTGCCAGAGTCGTTTAGGAAGCGATCTAGTGACCCGGCTGTTTGTAAACCCGATTTTAGCTCCCTATCCACCGTTCTTGAGCACGTAGATTCATTGACCATTGATGAAAAGAAAACATCAGGCTTTGGCAGCGTCAAGACCAGCTCTGCTTCTGCTAAAATGAGTGATGGCACGAGCAGTCTCGGCAAGACAAGTGGAAGTGCCAAGCTAAGTGGCCGCCTTGATTTCATGGAGAGTGGCAAGAGCAGCATCTGCAGAGGAAGCACGAGCAGTGATGTGAGTGACGAGAGTAGTTGCAGCAGCTTTAGCAGCACTGTCAACAAACCCCACAAGGCCAATGACTTGAGATGGGAAGCAATCCAGGCTGTTCGGGCTCGGGATGGGGTTTTGGGTCTGAGCCATTTCAGGCTCCTTAAGAGGCTAGGCTGCGGGGACATCGGGAGTGTTTATCTTTCTGAGCTGAGCGGGACTAAGTGTTACTTTGCTATGAAGGTTATGGACAAGACATCCCTTGCAAGTCGCAAGAAGCTTCTCCGAGCTCAGACCGAAAGAGAGATTCTCCAGTCTTTGGATCACCCGTTTCTCCCTACCCTCTACACTCACTTTGAGACTGAGAAATTCTCATGCCTGGTGATGGAATTCTGTCCCGGAGGAGATTTGCATACTCTCAGGCAACGCCAGCCGGGGAAGCATTTTTCTGAGCAAGCGGTAAA ATTTTACATAGCAGAGTCACTGCTAGCTTTGGAATACCTGCACATGCTGGGGATTGTGTATCGAGATCTTAAACCTGAAAACGTTCTAGTCCGGGAAGACGGACACATAATGCTCTCTGATTTTGACCTCTCACTCCGCTGTCTTGTCAGCCCAACTCTAGTGAAATCTGCCGCCATCGAGTCAGACCCATTACGAAAAAACGTTTACTGTGTGCAACCTGCTTGCATAGAGCCATCCTGCATCCAACCGTCTTGCTTCTCCCCACGTTTGTTCTCAAGCAAACCTAAAAAGGACCGTAAACCCAAGAATGACACCGCAAATCAAGTTAGGCCATTGCCAGAGCTGGTAGCCGAGCCAACCGATGCACGTTCCATGTCATTTGTGGGCACGCATGAGTACTTGGCCCCGGAGATCATCAAAGGTGAAGGCCATGGGAGTGCAGTTGATTGGTGGACTTTTGGGATTTTCCTTTACGAGCTTCTCTTCGGGAGAACGCCTTTCAAGGGATCAGGAAACCGACAGACACTGTTCAATGTGGTGGGTCAGCCTCTGCGGTTCCCAGAAACACCTGTCGTGAGTTTTGCAGCGAGAGACCTCATCCGGGGCCTGCTCATGAAGGAGCCGCAGCAGCGGCTGGGGTTCAAACGGGGAGCCACTGAGGTTAAGCAGCACCCATTCTTTGAAGGTGTGAACTGGGCTTTGATTCGGTGTGCAACTCCACCGGAAATCCCAAAGCCTGTTGAGCTGGAAAAGGAACCTGCAAGTGTTGCAGAGGCACCATCAAGCCAGAAGACAGCAGCCGGTTTGGTTCTGAATGCTCAGAAAGGGTCTGATAACTATTTggaatttgatttcttctag
- the LOC104760119 gene encoding probable acetyl-CoA acetyltransferase, cytosolic 2 isoform X2, with protein sequence MAPSVSDDSVNPRDVCVVGVARTPMGGFLGSLSSLTATRLGSIAIEAALRRANVDPALVEEVFFGNVLTANLGQAPARQAALGAGIPYSVICTTVNKVCAAGMKAVMLAAQSIQLGLNDVVVAGGMESMSNVPKYLPDARRGSRLGHDTLVDGMMKDGLWDVYNDFGMGVCGEICADQHCITREEQDAYAIQSFERGIAAQNTQLFAWEIVPVEVSTGRRRPSVVIDKDEGLGKFDAAKLKKLRPSFKEDGGSVTAGNASSISDGAAALVLVSGEKALELGLHVIAKIRGYADAAQAPELFTTTPALAIPKAIKRAGLDASQVDYYEINEAFSVVALANQKLLGLDPERLNAHGGAVSLGHPLGCSGARILVTLLGVLRAKKGKYGVASICNGGGGASALVLEFM encoded by the exons ATGGCTCCGTCTGTCTCTGATGATTCCGTAAATCCTCGAG ATGTTTGTGTTGTGGGAGTTGCCCGAACGCCTATGGGGGGCTTCCTTGGCTCCCTCTCGTCTTTGACTGCCACAAGACTTGGGTCCATAGCCATCGAAG CCGCTCTTAGAAGAGCAAATGTTGATCCGGCCCTTGTGGAAGAGGTCTTCTTTGGCAATGTCTTAACCGCTAATCTTGGGCAAGCACCAGCAAGACAGGCTGCACTTGGTGCCGGGATTCCCTATTCGGTGATCTGCACCACTGTTAACAAAGTCTGTGCTGCAGGAATGAAAG CTGTAATGCTAGCGGCTCAAAGTATCCAGCTCGGCTTGAATGATGTTGTTGTGGCTGGTGGGATGGAGAGCATGTCAAACGTACCTAAGTACCTCCCAGACGCAAG AAGGGGTTCTCGATTAGGCCATGATACTCTTGTCGATGGTATGATGAAAGATGGACTTTGGGATGTCTACAATGACTTTGGAATGGGAGTTTGTGGTGAAATATGCGCTGACCAGCACTGTATTACAAGAGAAGAACAG gaTGCTTATGCTATCCAGAGCTTTGAGCGTGGTATTGCTGCACAAAACACTCAGTTGTTTGCTTGGGAAATTGTTCCG GTGGAAGTTTCCACTGGAAGAAGGAGGCCTTCAGTTGTTATTGACAAGGATGAAGGACTGGGCAAG TTTGATGCGGCCAAGTTAAAGAAGCTCAGACCGAGTTTCAAGGAGGATGGGGGATCAGTCACTGCTGGAAATGCATCAAGTATAAG TGATGGTGCGGCAGCGTTGGTGCTGGTGAGTGGAGAGAAGGCTCTTGAGCTTGGACTGCATGTTATTGCTAAGATTAGAGGATATGCTGATGCTGCTCAGGCACCTGAGTTGTTCACAACTACGCCGGCTCTTGCTATTCCTAAAGCTATAAAGCGGGCTGGTTTGGATGCATCTCAAGTGGACTACTATGAAATCAATGAAGCCTTTTCT GTGGTAGCTCTGGCCAATCAGAAACTGCTGGGATTAGATCCT GAACGGCTGAATGCGCATGGAGGGGCAGTTTCACTTGGACATCCACTGGGATGCAGTGGTGCTCGTATATTGGTCACATTATTGGGG GTGTTGAGAGCAAAGAAGGGAAAGTATGGAGTGGCATCAATATgcaacggaggaggaggagcatcAGCCCTTGTCCTCGAGTTCATGTAA
- the LOC104760120 gene encoding protein C2-DOMAIN ABA-RELATED 11 isoform X2 — MGEPLGLLQVTVIQGKKLVIRDFKSSDPYVIVKLGNESAKTKVINNCLNPVWDEELSFTLKDPAAVLVLEVFDKDRFKADDKMGHASLSLQPLISVARLRHIVRVSSGETTLRKVLPDPENCVSRESTISCIDGEVVQSVWLRLCAVESGEIELKIKLIDPPGTNK, encoded by the exons ATGGGCGAGCCGCTTGGACTGCTCCAGGTGACTGTTATTCAAGGAAAGAAACTGGTGATCCGAGATTTCAAGTCAAGTGATCCTTACGTGATAGTCAAATTAGGAAATGAG TCAGCCAAGACCAAAGTGATCAACAATTGCCTGAATCCAGTGTGGGATGAGGAACTGAGCTTCACACTGAAAGATCCTGCAGCAGTTCTGGTATTG GAGGTGTTTGATAAAGATAGGTTCAAGGCAGATGACAAGATGGGCCATGCCTCTCTCAGCCTTCAACCGCTTATCTCAGTTGCCAGACTAAGACATATAGTCCGCGTGTCCTCTGGTGAGACAACGCTTAGGAAGGTGTTACCGGATCCAGAGAACTGCGTATCTCGGGAGAGCACAATCAGTTGCATAGACGGAGAGGTGGTGCAGAGCGTGTGGCTGAGGCTGTGTGCTGTTGAATCGGGTGAGATTGAGTTGAAGATAAAGTTGATTGATCCTCCTGGAACAAACAAGTAG
- the LOC104760115 gene encoding U-box domain-containing protein 37-like: MQRRSNEIEEAEEEEDGRRGLESVRERELEGRSSGTVSMNGDDNVYVGVGKGDSSMDALRWAIDNLITSSSTLLFLIHVFPETRFIPYPLGRLTREKASQEQVESFMSQEREKRRTLLLKFLHACSASKVKVETILVESDSVAKAIQDLITILNIKKLVLGMDKSNARKATVMKGNSVPELIMRSSAAEMCVVKVICQGREISMEEAMMLNSPSKSPLAQRPRKDQPVDPFACICFISKPKTNS, encoded by the exons ATGCAACGGAGGAGCAATGAGAtagaggaggcggaggaggaagaggatggaAGGAGAGGACtggagagtgtgagagagagagagttggaagGAAGAAGCAGTGGAACAGTGTCGATGAACGGAGATGACAACGTGTATGTTGGGGTTGGGAAAGGAGACTCGAGCATGGATGCATTGCGTTGGGCTATTGACAATCTTATCACCTCTTCCtcaactcttctctttctcatccATGTCTTCCCTGAGACTCGCTTCATCCCTTACCCCT TGGGGAGGCTGACGAGGGAGAAAGCAAGTCAAGAACAAGTTGAAAGCTTTATGTCTCAGgaaagggaaaaaagaagaactcTGTTGCTCAAATTCCTTCATGCCTGCTCTGCTTCTAAG GTGAAGGTGGAGACAATACTGGTTGAGAGTGACTCGGTGGCTAAGGCTATACAAGACCTCATTACCATTCTTAACATTAAGAAGCTTGTTCTTGGGATGGACAAGTCTAATGCTAG GAAAGCAACGGTGATGAAAGGAAACAGTGTTCCTGAACTGATAATGAGGAGCTCCGCAGCAGAAATGTGTGTGGTCAAAGTCATATGCCAAGGAAGAGAAATAAGCATGGAGGAGGCGATGATGTTGAACAGCCCTTCTAAGTCCCCACTAGCGCAGCGCCCAAGGAAAGATCAACCCGTTGATCCTTTTGCTTGCATTTGCTTTATCAGTAAGCCCAAAACTAACAGTTAA